The sequence gatttttccttcctgtatcTGTTGTCTGATGGGGAGAGGGCAAGAGGGCTGTGAAACTGATTTTTGGGATGATAAGTAGCAATAAAGTAAAACTAAATGTAGGCAGGAGGCAAAATATGATACTCTAACCCAGACTATAGCCAGGTGTTGCTGCCAGAAGCAAAATTAACTATTCGGTGATGTCTTTTAGCTTTGCCAGTCTGTAGGTTACAAGATTGCTGGGAAAAAATTGTCTGTGGTAATTAATGTAGCTGATACTCTGTTACTTTTATAGCTGTTCCAAGTAGTACTATTATCCAGATAATAtatcctgtttttttctctcctttcccctctgcctctgctcagTATGACTTCTCACTGGAAAAGAAGACAGTCGGGTGGGCTGAAGATATCAAGAAAATtcaagctgcccagagagaagCTGAACGGAAGGCAGAAGAAGCATTAACAGACTCAAAAGCAGCTTCAGAGGACAACAACAAAATGGGGTTCTCAGAGGGACCTTGTCCTGAGGCCATGCCTCCTCCTATTAACCCCATCCTTGCTAGCCTGCAGCACAATAGTATTCTTACTCCTACACGAGCTGACAGCAGCGCTGTGAAGCAAAAGGTTCTCAGTCCACCTCGTCCGAAAGCAGATTTCAACCCAGCTGATTTTGAATGTGAAGAAGACCCATTTGACAAACTGGAATTAAAAACTATTGATGATaaggaggaattaaaaaatattcttgaaatTCATGTTGGTACTACTGGGCCAATTGTTGCCCAGCTGTTAGATAATACTTTGCCCAAAGGAGGGTCTGAGTCTGTGTTGCAAGATGAGGAAGTTCTGGCATCCATAGAAAGAGCCACGTTGGACTTCAAGCCCCTTCACAAACCCAATGGCTTTATCACTTTACCGCAGTTGGGAAACTGTGAAAAGATGTCCTTGTCTTCCAAAGTGTCCCTGTCCCCTATCACTTCAGTGAGCAATATCAAATCGCTATCCTTCCCTAAACTTGACTCTGATGAGTGTGATCAAAAATCATCAAAGCTCACGAGCACTTTCCACAGCACTACCTGTCTCCGCAATGGCACTTTGCTCAGCTCTTTGCAGACCTGCGCTCAGAGTAAAGCTAGTGAACTGAATGGACACCACATGATTGGGCTTTCTACTCTAAATGAGGACAGTGGCATGGAGACATCAACATTATCCTCTTCATCCAGGCTGCCTTCCCTGACTGTGTCGACAGTTTGTACAGAAGAAGAATCATCTCAAATCACAGCAACTACGGTAAACATGCAGTGGATTAGAGCTGGGGTTGCTGGGGAGATGTGGAGGTGTGGAGGCAAATGTTGCTTCTAAAATGTCCTGTGCCTTTGGTTTTAGTTGCATTTAGTGGGAGTGATGTGTAGATCCTCttaatttacaaaacaaattGATCACTCCAACAGGCTTTCATGCTGGCAGTTCTGAACCTCAGATTATTATTCTGCGTGTTTCCCAGAAATCTCATATTTTTAGaccaatttttatttcagcttttgtttgtaGTTCACCAAATCacaaaattgttttggttggaaataaccttcaagatcatcaagtccaaccaatAACCTAACTACAGAATCCCGTGCTAAACTGTATTCCCaaacaccacatctatatgtctttcagacacctccagggatggtgattcaaccacctccctgtgcagctTCTTCCAGTGTTCAATAACCTTCTAtggtgaagaagttttttctaagACCTCATCCAAACCTTGCctagcacaacttgaggccaacTTCTcctgtcctgttgcttgttaccagtgagaagagactgacccccaccttgctataacctcctttcagtAGAAAGCAtgaaggtctctcctcagcctccttttctccaggcctGATCCCCTTGTTATCTTGCATGTGCTGCACAATGGCACTTGATGATCTGCTCActaaccttccctggcaccgaggtcagactgacagtctgtagttccctggatcctccttgCAGCCCTTCTGGTAGTTGGACATCATATTTGCCAACCTTCAGTCAACTGGGACCTCGCTAATTAGCCAGGACTGTTGGTAACTggtggaaagtggcttggtgagcacttctgccagcttccTCAGTGCCCTTGGGTGTATCCCAtctggtcccatagacttgtgcatgTCTAAGCGGTGCAGCAGCTCACTGGGCATTTCCCCTTGGATTATGAGGACTTAAGactgctccctgtccctgtcttccagctcaggggactgggTACCCAGTGGACAACTGATGCTACTACTACTTGTACACCTTTGAGCTAAGCATACAGGATACCTTCTTTGTATGGTCCAGCATTCTGCCTTATCCAATAGATAAATCTGTTTCTGAAGTGCTGTTAGGTTTTGAGTTAAAATCCTTCTAGATTTATGCCTTGGCTTATTTATTTGCTGGAAATAACAGGAAATGCAGGCTTTTCAAGAAATAGAAGCAATAATAAATTACAACACATGGATATGCTGTGtcattcaggaaagaaaaaagtacagaactcagagggttgtgattaaatgagcagggctgagctggagtCCTGTGACCAGTgatgtcccccaggggtcagtcCTCAGTCTGGTCTTGTGCAACATACTCATCCATGACCAGGACAAGGGGACAGTGTACCCTTAGCAAattcactgatgataccaaactgggaggggtggctgacactccagaggcctgtgctgccattcagtgtgacctggacaggctggagagctgggcagggaggaacCTAGAGAtgttcaacaagggcaagtgtagggtcctgcacctgaagAGGAAGAACCctatgcaccaatataggttaggggtggacctcctgggaagcagttctgaggaaaaGGATCTTGGAGTTTGACCTGCTGGTTAAACTAAAAGGCAAGTTGGACCTACacaggcagaggggaggggacaggaagaggggacaggtatcctgggtaGAGTATAGGAATGCTGCCTGGTTCTGgagggatgaggtcaggaaggccaaggcacagctagAAATGGACTTGGCAAGAGATGTTAAGaagaacaagaagggcttctacaggtatgtaaaccagaaaTGAAAGGCTAAAGAAAGTGTAACCCCCTTGATGAGCCACAATG is a genomic window of Apus apus isolate bApuApu2 chromosome Z, bApuApu2.pri.cur, whole genome shotgun sequence containing:
- the UBAP1 gene encoding ubiquitin-associated protein 1 isoform X1, with amino-acid sequence MASKKLGSDSHGPFSYLDDVPFKIGDKFKTPAKVGLPIGFCLPDSSQLVREAQYDFSLEKKTVGWAEDIKKIQAAQREAERKAEEALTDSKAASEDNNKMGFSEGPCPEAMPPPINPILASLQHNSILTPTRADSSAVKQKVLSPPRPKADFNPADFECEEDPFDKLELKTIDDKEELKNILEIHVGTTGPIVAQLLDNTLPKGGSESVLQDEEVLASIERATLDFKPLHKPNGFITLPQLGNCEKMSLSSKVSLSPITSVSNIKSLSFPKLDSDECDQKSSKLTSTFHSTTCLRNGTLLSSLQTCAQSKASELNGHHMIGLSTLNEDSGMETSTLSSSSRLPSLTVSTVCTEEESSQITATTVHPDYKETEIPVVTHPNFPMSKVPSNTSCTRPSGVPAPELQQALSASERQCVETVVNMGYSPENVLKAIKKKGQNIDQVLDYLFAHGQLCEKGFDPLLVEAALEMHQCSEEKITELLQLMSQFKEMGFELKDIKEVLLLHNNDQHNALEDLMARAGAS
- the UBAP1 gene encoding ubiquitin-associated protein 1 isoform X3; the protein is MASKKLGSDSHGPFSYLDDVPFKIGDKFKTPAKVGLPIGFCLPDSSQLVREAQYDFSLEKKTVGWAEDIKKIQAAQREAERKAEEALTDSKAASEDNNKMGFSEGPCPEAMPPPINPILASLQHNSILTPTRADSSAVKQKVLSPPRPKADFNPADFECEEDPFDKLELKTIDDKEELKNILEIHVGTTGPIVAQLLDNTLPKGGSESVLQDEEVLASIERATLDFKPLHKPNGFITLPQLGNCEKMSLSSKVSLSPITSVSNIKSLSFPKLDSDECDQKSSKLTSTFHSTTCLRNGTLLSSLQTCAQSKASELNGHHMIGLSTLNEDSGMETSTLSSSSRLPSLTVSTVCTEEESSQITATTVHPDYKETEIPVVTHPNFPMSKVPSNTSCTRPSGVPAPELQQALSASERQCVETVVNMGYSPENVLKAIKKKGQNIDQITELLQLMSQFKEMGFELKDIKEVLLLHNNDQHNALEDLMARAGAS
- the UBAP1 gene encoding ubiquitin-associated protein 1 isoform X2 codes for the protein MASKKLGSDSHGPFSYLDDVPFKIGDKFKTPAKVGLPIGFCLPDSSQLVREAQYDFSLEKKTVGWAEDIKKIQAAQREAERKAEEALTDSKAASEDNNKMGFSEGPCPEAMPPPINPILASLQHNSILTPTRADSSAVKQKVLSPPRPKADFNPADFECEEDPFDKLELKTIDDKEELKNILEIHVGTTGPIVAQLLDNTLPKGGSESVLQDEEVLASIERATLDFKPLHKPNGFITLPQLGNCEKMSLSSKVSLSPITSVSNIKSLSFPKLDSDECDQKSSKLTSTFHSTTCLRNGTLLSSLQTCAQSKASELNGHHMIGLSTLNEDSGMETSTLSSSSRLPSLTVSTVCTEEESSQITATTVTHPNFPMSKVPSNTSCTRPSGVPAPELQQALSASERQCVETVVNMGYSPENVLKAIKKKGQNIDQVLDYLFAHGQLCEKGFDPLLVEAALEMHQCSEEKITELLQLMSQFKEMGFELKDIKEVLLLHNNDQHNALEDLMARAGAS